The genomic stretch GACACTGACGAAAACATCATAGTAGTTAAAAACTTCAATGAATTCTGTAAGAAAGTCAATCCAAACTCATTCAACATAGGTGAAGTCTGGACTGCGAATGAAACAGTGTATAAATATAAAGACGCAATTGATGGATGCTTTGACTTTGAGTTAAGAGAAACAATATCATCAACAGTAGGATTTGGTCCTAAAGTAGGTAGGTTCAGTCAATACATCCAAGGAATGCTTAACTTAACAAAGTCTGTCAAAAACTGGAAGTTCTTTTATCCGTTTTCATCAAACCACGATGTAACAAGAGTTCATAATTTATTAATAAGAAGACCTGAAAACTTTGAAAGACTAAAAATGTTCTACACCATTCTTTTCACACTACCTAGTAATCCTTTCATCTATTACGGAGATGAGTTTGGGATGGTCAATTCTCCATACCTTAGGGGGGATATGGCATACAGAGACCCGATGGTTTGGGAAAATTCAGAAAAGGTAGGTTTCACAACAGGTACACCTTGGACCTACGTAAATCCTGATCCTATCATAAATCTTCAAACACAGAAAAATGACAAAAACTCGGTATTCAATCACTTCTTGAAAATGTCATCAATAAGAAATAAACACAAGACTTTGATATACGGAGACATAAAGGTATTAACAAACTCAACTTTTGGAAGAGTTGTGTCTTTCGCACGATATAGCGACACAAACGCATACATAATAATAGTCTACCCCTACCCTTCAGAAACTAACACCACAATATACATTGATAACGAAATCCTAAAAATTGTGTCAAACAAGACTGGATTAGACCTTATCAACAATACGAAAATTACTATAACAAACAACGAAATATACCTTGAACTCAAACAATACACTAATATGATACTACAACTCTAAATCTGTTGATCACTTCAAACTACCCAATAACGAGAAACAAGACTCTTCTAGCACTTTTACGATAAATCTACACAGTATGTGGATAAGATGTAAAACCTCAATTATAACAACTCTCTAAAAACAAACTTAGATACGAATAGATAACTAACTCAAAAATAAAAACTTTGTATTTTTGCTAGATTATTAG from Spirochaetota bacterium encodes the following:
- a CDS encoding alpha-amylase family glycosyl hydrolase is translated as MNKIFLVILSILLLILPILLLTTNSLAQWYRETTFYQIFPRSFYDTDGDGIGDIRGIIQKLDYIKSLGVGGIWLNPTFPSPSYHGYDVTDYYNVNPQLGTLEDMKELIKQADKRGIKILLDLVINHTSSEIEWFKKSEQKDVFFNDWYIWVDKIPNIEGKIGWSKPWTRGNSPWEVWSYSRVRKEYYYSAFWSGMPDLNFRNPNVVNEIYKIARYWLEIGVAGFRLDAIRYLVETGPGEGQADTDENIIVVKNFNEFCKKVNPNSFNIGEVWTANETVYKYKDAIDGCFDFELRETISSTVGFGPKVGRFSQYIQGMLNLTKSVKNWKFFYPFSSNHDVTRVHNLLIRRPENFERLKMFYTILFTLPSNPFIYYGDEFGMVNSPYLRGDMAYRDPMVWENSEKVGFTTGTPWTYVNPDPIINLQTQKNDKNSVFNHFLKMSSIRNKHKTLIYGDIKVLTNSTFGRVVSFARYSDTNAYIIIVYPYPSETNTTIYIDNEILKIVSNKTGLDLINNTKITITNNEIYLELKQYTNMILQL